A single region of the Streptomyces diastaticus subsp. diastaticus genome encodes:
- the tmk gene encoding dTMP kinase: MTRAEQPTVVNPAPDDALVADSRERAVRALLRFRPLKQLWSAQLVGGVGDVLALFVLMVLAFHTSLAQGAFGGGYRGAAFTVSIVLGVRVLATLLFGALLLGPVSSLTAPDGPLDRRWTMMVADGLRAALLIVAPLWIDWTPDTALATLLVTVFVLGVAERFWTVCRESAAPAILPAPAPGADAVRPLPDRSETLGRLFLRTTFVAVPLAAATLVAVTLVGNLLATGVDWFAEHQVALASYVAAGLFAASLSAVYFLTLPGTRTPRARSPLEGLRRPKTGTGADRGRTGTIRLLVLACAAVTSAISGAVAVSVLHATDVDGGPVLFGLFVLALTGGTGLGVRGAPRVLPALSRRRLLALAVTLTGVALLAAGLVPDVTTVLLLLLLAGFAAGVAAQAGHTLIDQETEEFRRARQGEHLQAVVRLTLAVSVLAAPLVAGGIGRHRVEAGKFVFAHGGAAFTLMLLGALLLPVAALLLAKADDRQGVPLRRDLRDALRGDDPATAPAATGFFIALEGGDGAGKSTQAEALAEWIRAKGHEVVVTREPGATPIGKRLRAILLDVSSAGLSHRAEALLYAADRAEHVDTVVRPALERGAVVISDRYIDSSVAYQGAGRDLAPTEIARISRWATGGLVPHLTVLLDVSPETARERFTEAPDRLESEPAAFHQRVRAGFLTLAAADQDRYLVVDAGQQPEDVTTVIRHRLDQLLPLSEAELRAQEEARRKAEEEARRKAEEEAARKAEEERLERERQEQLARLRAEEEERKKRELEEAKRLEAERQAERQAEEARRRAEEAERRAEEERARLRAEEELRAAEQERLRLRKLEEERLRKEAEERRREKQRQAEEALLRAEEARLKAEEEARARAEEEARRQAEEDARARAEEARRAAEREAALRAEATPADNETTVPTPVHSLRKSGQPEQGPAHSLTKDDAQGGGRPAAPSDAEETAVLPQAPAPGSPDAEETAVIPQVPEPGAGDDEETKAIPRVTEDPADRVPPGYFRDGSPSVRRDPAPGENERTREMPQVDPGASRPRPDWAEETPLDDLPTLADELLGPHDDEDDDRRGGRGRR; the protein is encoded by the coding sequence ATGACGCGAGCCGAGCAGCCAACGGTCGTGAACCCGGCCCCCGACGACGCCCTGGTCGCAGATTCCCGAGAGCGCGCCGTGCGCGCCCTGCTGCGTTTCCGCCCTCTCAAGCAGTTGTGGAGCGCCCAGCTCGTGGGGGGTGTCGGCGATGTCCTTGCCCTCTTCGTGCTGATGGTGCTGGCCTTCCACACCTCGCTGGCCCAGGGGGCGTTCGGCGGCGGGTACCGGGGTGCGGCCTTCACCGTCAGCATCGTCCTCGGCGTACGCGTCCTCGCGACGCTGCTCTTCGGCGCGCTCCTGCTGGGCCCGGTCAGCTCACTGACGGCGCCCGACGGTCCGCTCGACCGCCGCTGGACCATGATGGTCGCCGACGGCCTGCGCGCCGCCCTGCTGATCGTCGCGCCGCTGTGGATCGACTGGACCCCGGACACCGCCCTGGCCACCCTGCTGGTCACGGTCTTCGTGCTCGGTGTCGCGGAACGTTTCTGGACGGTCTGCCGGGAGAGCGCGGCGCCCGCGATCCTGCCCGCCCCGGCCCCGGGCGCGGACGCCGTGCGTCCGCTGCCGGACCGCTCCGAGACGCTGGGGCGGCTCTTCCTGCGCACCACCTTCGTCGCGGTACCGCTGGCCGCCGCCACCCTGGTCGCGGTCACCCTGGTGGGGAACCTGCTGGCCACCGGCGTCGACTGGTTCGCCGAGCACCAGGTCGCCCTGGCCTCGTACGTCGCGGCCGGCCTGTTCGCCGCCTCCCTCTCGGCCGTGTACTTCCTGACGCTGCCCGGCACCCGTACGCCGCGCGCCCGTTCCCCGCTGGAGGGACTGCGCCGCCCGAAGACCGGCACCGGCGCCGACCGGGGCCGCACCGGCACCATCCGCCTGCTGGTCCTCGCCTGCGCCGCGGTGACCTCCGCGATCTCCGGTGCCGTTGCCGTCTCCGTCCTCCACGCCACCGACGTGGACGGTGGGCCCGTCCTCTTCGGCCTCTTCGTCCTCGCCCTCACCGGGGGTACGGGACTCGGCGTCCGCGGCGCCCCCCGCGTGCTGCCCGCCCTCTCCCGGCGCAGGCTGCTGGCGCTGGCCGTCACGCTGACCGGCGTGGCGCTGCTCGCCGCCGGGCTCGTGCCGGATGTCACGACCGTGCTGCTCCTGCTGCTGCTCGCCGGTTTCGCGGCGGGCGTCGCGGCGCAGGCCGGGCACACCCTGATCGACCAGGAGACGGAGGAGTTCCGCCGGGCCCGCCAGGGCGAACACCTCCAGGCCGTGGTGCGGCTGACGCTCGCCGTCTCCGTGCTCGCCGCCCCGCTCGTCGCGGGCGGCATCGGCCGCCACCGGGTCGAGGCCGGGAAGTTCGTCTTCGCCCACGGCGGCGCCGCGTTCACCCTGATGCTGCTCGGCGCGCTGCTGCTGCCGGTCGCCGCCCTCCTGCTCGCCAAGGCCGACGACCGGCAGGGCGTCCCGCTCCGCCGCGACCTGCGGGACGCGCTGCGCGGCGACGACCCGGCCACCGCGCCCGCCGCGACCGGCTTCTTCATCGCCCTGGAGGGCGGCGACGGGGCCGGCAAGTCCACCCAGGCCGAAGCGCTGGCCGAGTGGATCAGGGCCAAGGGCCACGAGGTCGTCGTGACGCGTGAGCCGGGGGCCACCCCGATCGGCAAGCGGCTGCGCGCGATCCTGCTCGACGTCTCCAGCGCCGGGCTCTCGCACCGGGCGGAAGCCCTGCTCTACGCGGCCGACCGCGCCGAGCACGTCGACACCGTCGTCCGTCCAGCCCTGGAGCGTGGCGCCGTCGTCATCTCCGACCGGTACATCGACTCCTCGGTCGCCTACCAGGGCGCCGGGCGCGACCTCGCGCCCACCGAGATCGCGCGGATCTCCCGTTGGGCCACCGGGGGACTCGTCCCGCACCTCACGGTGCTGCTCGACGTCTCCCCCGAGACGGCCCGCGAGCGGTTCACGGAGGCACCGGACCGGCTGGAGTCCGAGCCGGCCGCCTTCCACCAGCGGGTTCGGGCCGGGTTCCTCACCCTGGCCGCCGCCGACCAGGACCGTTACCTGGTGGTCGACGCCGGCCAGCAGCCCGAGGACGTCACCACCGTCATCCGGCACCGCCTGGACCAGCTGCTGCCGCTCTCCGAGGCGGAGCTCCGCGCTCAGGAGGAGGCCCGACGCAAGGCCGAGGAGGAGGCGCGCCGCAAGGCCGAGGAGGAGGCCGCGCGGAAGGCCGAGGAGGAGCGCCTGGAGCGCGAGCGTCAGGAGCAGCTCGCACGGTTGCGCGCCGAGGAGGAGGAGCGCAAGAAGCGCGAGTTGGAGGAGGCCAAGCGGCTGGAGGCGGAGCGGCAGGCCGAGCGCCAGGCCGAGGAGGCCCGCCGCCGCGCCGAGGAGGCCGAGCGCCGCGCCGAGGAGGAGCGCGCCCGGCTCCGCGCCGAGGAGGAACTGCGCGCCGCCGAGCAGGAGCGGCTGCGACTGCGCAAGCTGGAGGAGGAGCGGCTCCGCAAGGAGGCCGAGGAGCGCCGCCGGGAGAAGCAGCGCCAGGCCGAGGAGGCCCTGCTCCGCGCCGAGGAGGCGCGCCTCAAGGCCGAGGAGGAGGCCAGGGCCCGCGCCGAGGAGGAGGCGCGCCGCCAGGCCGAGGAGGACGCCAGGGCGCGGGCCGAAGAGGCCCGTCGGGCGGCCGAGCGGGAGGCGGCACTCCGAGCCGAGGCAACCCCGGCCGACAACGAGACGACCGTGCCCACCCCGGTCCACTCCCTGCGCAAGTCCGGACAGCCGGAGCAGGGCCCCGCCCACTCCCTCACCAAGGACGACGCCCAGGGCGGCGGCCGGCCTGCGGCGCCCTCGGACGCCGAGGAGACGGCCGTCCTCCCGCAGGCCCCCGCCCCCGGGTCGCCCGACGCCGAGGAGACCGCCGTCATCCCCCAGGTCCCGGAGCCGGGCGCCGGGGACGACGAGGAGACCAAGGCGATCCCGCGCGTCACCGAGGACCCCGCGGACCGCGTTCCGCCGGGCTACTTCCGCGACGGCTCCCCGTCCGTGCGCCGGGACCCCGCCCCGGGCGAGAACGAGCGCACCCGCGAGATGCCCCAGGTGGACCCGGGCGCCTCACGCCCCCGCCCCGACTGGGCGGAGGAGACCCCGCTGGACGACCTCCCCACCCTGGCCGACGAACTGCTCGGCCCGCACGACGACGAGGACGACGACCGGCGAGGTGGCC